The DNA sequence GCTACTTCCTCCGACTGCGCGATCGCAACGTGTTCCAGATCATCCAGGAGAAGCTGCGCTGGGGTGGTCTGCCGCGACACCGGGGCGATCGCGCCGGCGGGCGTGAAGCCGATCCGGAGAACTGAAGCGGTGCTCGTCGAACTCCGACTCCACGACCTGGCGGTGGCCGCCGACGTCCAGCTCGAGCTGGGCCAGGGGCTGAACGCGCTCACCGGGAGCACCGGTGCCGGCAAGTCACTGGTCGTCACGGGACTGCGATGGATCGCGGGCGAAGAGGTCGATCGCAACGCGCTGCGCGAGGGGGCCGACCGCGCGAGCGCCGAAGCGGTCTTCGACCTGCACGACCGTGAAGACCTGATCGCCGCGCTCGACGACGTGGGTGTCACGGTTCCGTCCGACGGATTCCTGCTGCTACGGCGGGAGGTCCGGCGGGGTGGGCGGGCACGGGCCTTCGTCAACGGCCAGGCGAGTTCGGCGGCCATCCTCCGCGCGGTCTGCGACTGCCTGGCCGAGATGCAGAGTCAGCACGAACAACTGTTGCTGCGGCGAGGCTCCGAACACGTCCGGGTGCTCGACGGACTCGGCGTCGGCACCGATGTGCGCGCCGCCTGGAAGCAGGCCCACGACGCGTGGCGCGCCGTGGAGCGTGACGTCGATCGATGGTCCGCGCGGCAGGAACAGCTCCGCGAGCAGCGCGAGCTGCTCGACCACCAGCTACGTGAACTGACCGATGCGGGCCTGACCGGGGGCGAGACCGAGGAACTGCGCGTGCGCGTGGCGCGCAACGAAGGTGGCGCCCAGTTGATCGAGAGCGCCGCGGCCGCGTTGGAGGCGTTGGAATCCGAGGACACCGGCGCGCAGCGTGCCCTCACGGAGGCCACGGCCCGGTTGCGTCACGTTCCGGACGAGCTCACCGATCTCGTCGAAGTCAAAGAACAACTGGAGGCGGCGATCGATCTGGCCGGCGACGCGCAACGCGCGCTGGAGCGCTTCGTCGACGCCCGTGACTTCGATCCCGAGGCCCTGGCCCGCGACCAGGCCCGCCTGGCCGAGCTGCAGACCCTGTCGCGCAAGTACGGCATGACCGAGGCCGAACTCGTGACCCTTCGCGACCGGCTGGCGGCCGAACTCGGCGACCTGTCCTCGTCGGGCGAACTGCCCGATGATCTGCGCCGCCGCAAGGAGTCGGCGATCGAAGCCCTGCGGGCGTCCGGCGAGGCCCTGGACCGCGACCGACGCCGCGTGGCCCGGCGGGTGGAACGAGAGGCACCGGCTCTGCTCGCCGAACTCGGAATGCCCGGCGCGGCGATCCGCTTCGAGCTGATCCCGCACGAGGATTCCACGGGCGAGGTCCGGGTCGGTGGACGCCGCATCCGTCCGAGTGCCGACGGTCCGAGCCGCGTGGAGCTCGTGGTGCGCACGAATCCCGGCGAGCGTCCGGGACCGATCGAGACCGTCGCCAGCGGTGGAGAGTTGTCCCGGATCGGTCTGGTGCTGCGAAGTCTGGCCGCAGGCCGACGTGCGGCGGCATTGCTGGTCCTCGACGAGATCGACGCCGGCCTCGGCGCCGACCTGGGACCGGCCCTGGCCCGGCGCCTGCGCGCTCTGTCGCAACACGGTCAACTGCTCGTGATCTCACACCTGCCCGCCGTGGCGGCGGCCGCCGACACCCACCTCGTCGCGGTCAAGTCGAGCGACGGTGCCCGCACGGCCAGCCGCGTGGTCACCGTCGGCGGAGAAACGCGCCTGCGCGAGCTGCAGCGCATGCTCGGCGGCGAGACCGATCGATCGCACGCCATGGCCCGCCAACTGCTCCAGCACCGGGGGGACCTGCCCGTCGTTCGCGAGGAGTCCTCGTCCCCATGACCGACACCCCACGGCGCTCGGAATTCCGGCGCCTCTCCCGCACCTACGACCTGATTCCGGTCGTGCGCGAGATCCTGCTGGATCTCGACACGCCGGTTTCGGCCTACCGCAAGCTCGCCACCGACGGCGCCGGTTTCCTGCTCGAGAGCGTGGAGGGAGGCGAGACCTGGGGGCGCTACTCGGTCCTGGGCGCACGTCCGGCCGGGCGCATGCGCTCCTTCGGCGCCGAGGTCGTGACCGAGTTCGACGGACGCCGCCGCGTGCATCGCACGCGCGATCCGCTGTCCGCGCTCGAGCACTGGCTCGACCGCTTCCAGCCCGCTCCGGTCGAGGGACTACCGCGGTTCTGGGGTGGCGCGGTGGGGCGGTTGGACTTCGAACTCGTGCGGCGCATGCAGGATCTGCCCGGTCTTCCGCCGCTCGAGGCGAGTGAGCGCCCGGAGCTCGACCTGCAGCTGGTGTTCGACGTCGTCGTCTTCGACAACCTCACGCACACGGTCAAGCTCGTGGCCTGCGCCCGGGTCGACGACCCGGGCGACGCCGACGCGGCACTGGCCGACGCGACCGCGCGGCTCGACGAGATGGAACGGGCTCTGTCCGGACCGGCACCCGAAGACGTCCGCGGGGGCGCGACGACGGGGGACTGGAAGAGTTCCACGGCGAAGCGACGCTTCGGGTCGGCGGTCGAACGGGCGGGGGAACACATCCGCGCCGGGGACATCTTCCAGGTCGTGCTCAGCCACGAACTGCGACGCCGCGTGGGGGCCCCGGCGCTCGACGTCTACCGCGCCCTGCGCAGCATCAATCCGAGCCCGTACATGTTCCACATCGACGACGGGACGACACAGGTCCTGGGCAGTTCGCCCGAGGTCCTCGTGCGCGTCGACGGGCGCCACGCAGCGGTACGACCGATCGCCGGGACCCGTCGACGCGGACGGACTCCCGCGGAGGACGAGGCCCGCATCGCCGATCTCGTGTCCGACCCCAAGGAGCGGGCCGAGCACGTCATGCTCGTCGACCTGGGTCGCAACGACCTCGGTCGGGTCTGCGAAGCCGGAACGGTGAGAACGACGGACCTGATGACGATCGAACGCTACTCGCACGTGTTGCACATGGTCAGTCACGTGGACGGGCGCCTCGACGAGAAGTGCACACCCTTCGATGCCCTGCGTGCCACCTTTCCCGCCGGAACCGTGAGCGGTGCGCCGAAGGTGCGCGCGCTGCAGATCATCGACGAACTCGAGGGACGTCGGCGCGGTGTCTACGCCGGCGCGGTCGGGTACTTCGGATTCGCCGGCGCGCTCGACACCTGCATCGCCATCCGCACGATGGAGATCGAACGTGGCGTCGCGCGGCTGGGTGTGGGCGCCGGCGTGGTGCTCGACAGCGATCCGGTGCGTGAGTGGGAGGAGACCATGGAGAAGGCGGGGGCGGCCCAGGCGGCGATCGAGTCCGCCCAGCGGGGGTTGCGGCCATGAGTGCTCCGCGGATCCTCGTGATCGACAACTACGACAGCTTCACCTTCAACCTGGTGCAGTACCTGGCCGAGCTCGGTGCGAAGACCCGGGTGGTGCTGAACGACGGAGTCGACGCCGAGCGCATCGCACGGATGCGGATCGACGGTCTCCTGGTGTCACCGGGACCCGGCCGTCCCGAGGACGCGGGCGTGAGCATGGACGCGATCCGAGCCCTGGACGGGCGCAAGCCGATCCTGGGCGTGTGCCTGGGGCATCAGAGCATCGCCGCGGTCTACGGCGGTTCGGTCGAGCGGGCACGCAACGTCCTGCACGGAAAGACCTCCGACGTCCTCCACGCCGCCCACGGGCTGTTCGAGGGCATGGCGAACCCCTTCGTGGCCACGCGCTACCACTCGTTGATCGTCCCGCGAGCAGGACTTCCCGACACCCTCCAGGTGACGGCGTGGACGCGCGACGACGAGATCATGGCCGTGCGCAGCCGGACCACACCGACCTGGGGAGTGCAATTCCACCCCGAGTCGATCCTGACCGAGGCCGGACACGATCTGTTGCGGAACTTCCTGCATCTCTGCGATCGCTGAGCTTCCGGCCTGGCCATCGGGGCCGCGCAGGCGCTAAGCTGCTCGATCCCCGCTCATCCGCCCCCCCGAGTGACCGTGGATCCACGCGACGTTCTCGAGACCACCCTGGCCCGCCGCGATCTCGCGCGCTGCGACGCGCGCGCGGTCCTCAACGCCGTCCTCGACGGTGACGTCGACTCGCACTGGCTGGCGGGTTGGTTGATCGCATTGCGGGCGAAGGGAGAATCGGTCGACGAACTGGCGGGCATGGCCGAGGCCATGCGCGATCACGTGGACCCGGTGCGCTCGGACTACGACGCGTTGGTGGACACCTGCGGAACGGGGGGCGACGGCGCCGACACGTTCAACGTGAGCACCGCGAGCGCGTTCGTGGCAGCGGGAGCGGGTGCGCGCGTCGCGAAGCACGGCAACCGCGCCGTGAGCAGCCGGAGCGGCAGTGCGGACGTACTCGAGGCGCTCGGCGGCGCGATCGACCTCGACACCGATGGTGTCGCGGCGTCCATCGACGAGATCGGGTTCGGTTTCCAGTTCGCCCCGCGTCACCACGCCGCCATGCTCCACGCCGTCCCGGCCCGGCGGGGTCTCGGCGTACGCACTGCATTCAACCTGCTCGGTCCTCTGACGAATCCGGCCGGAGCGGCCCACCAGCTCGTCGGCGTCTTCGCCCCGGAGCGTCTGCACACGGTGGCCGAGGTGCTGTCGGCGCTGGGGACCCGCAGGAGCCTCGTCGTTCACGGCCGCGACGGTCTCGACGAACTCACCGTGTGCGCGGTGAACGACGCCGTCCTCGTCGAGGACGGCCAGCTACAGTCCATGGAGATCGACCCGACCGCGTACGGTCTGGGTCTCCACACCGCCGAGGGACTTCGCGGGGGCAATGCGACCCGCAACGCCGAGATCGTGTCCGCGGTCCTCGGCGGAGAGAAGGGGCCGGCGCGCGACATCGTCGTGCTGAACGCGGGGGCGGCGCTGTGGACGGCAGCGATCGCCACCTCACTCGAGGAAGGGGTCGAGCGCGCGGCCGAGGCGATCGACGACGGCCGGGCACGGGACCTCCTGCACCGGTGGGTCGCGTTCACGCGGGCCCGTGCCGACGGGGGATCGCGATGAGCTCGCGTCTGCGCCCCATCCTCGAGTCCACGCGTCGGCGCGTCGACGCCCTGCGCGGCCGGGGGCCGGATCTGGGTGCGCGGGCGCGGGACCGCGACGCGCCCCGTGACTTCGCCGCCGCCCTGCGACGCCCGCAGCGAAGTGGCCCGGTCCGGGTGATCGGCGAACTGAAACGGCGCAGCCCCTCGGCCGGATCCATCCGCGAGGACCTCGACCCCGTCGACGCGGCGCGACGCCTCGAGAGCGCCGGTGCGGCGGCCTTGTCGGTCCTGACCGAGCCGGAGTTCTTCGGCGGCTCGCTGGAGTTCCTCGACGCGGTGCGGGACGCCGTCGAGCTCCCGCTCTTGCGCAAGGATTTCGTCCTCGACCCGATCCAGGTGGTCGAGGCACGCGCGCACGGGGCCGATGCCGTACTGCTCCTGGCCGTCGCGCTCGACGACGCCGGGATCGAGCGCTGTGCGGACGAGGCCCGCGCGTGGGGCATGGGGGTGCTGGCCGAGGCCCACGACGCGCCCGAGCTGGAACGTCTGCTGACCCTGGACCTGCCCGTGATCGGCGTCAACGCGCGGGACCTCGACACCTTCGACGTGGACCTGCAGCGCGGTCTGGAGCTTTGCCGCCGGATCCCCGAGGATCGTGTGGCCGTCGCCGAGAGCGGGGTGCGGACGCGCGACGACGCCGAGCACGTCCGGGCCACCGCGGTCGACGCGGTGTTGTGCGGGGAGGGCCTCATGCGCCCCGGAACGCCCGAGGACCGCTTCGCCGAACTGTTCGGAGGACCCGTCCCATGAGCTGTCGCGTGAAGTTCTGTGGCCTGACCCGGCCGGAGGACGCCCGCTTCGCATCGACGGACTGCGGTGCCGACTATCTCGGCTTCGTCTTCGCACCCGGAAGCCCGCGCCGCGTCGATCCCGAGGCTCTCGCCGTGTGGATCGAGGACGTCCGGGCGGACGCCGAGGTGGTCGGCGTGTTCCGGGACCAGTCGATCGACGAGGTCCTCGACGCGATCGACCGCTTCGACCTGGACTTCGTACAACTGCACGGCCACGAGTCGGGTCGTGAATGGAAGCGCCTTCCGGTGCGCATGCTCGAGGCACGCATCGTCGACGACGGACTCGCGCCCGCCCGCTTCGCCGGCGCCGCCTGGGCGCACCTCCTGGATTCCGGGGCCGGCAGTGGTCGGATCTTCGACTGGTCCGTGGCGATCGACATCGCCCGGGCGGAACGGGTGTTCCTGGCCGGAGGGCTCGATCCGGACAACGTGGCCGAGGCCGTCCGGAAGGTCCGCCCCTTCGCGGTGGACGTCGCCTCGGGAGTGGAGATCGAGCCCGGCGTGAAGGACCACGACCGGATGCGGCGATTCGTCGATGCGGTGCGCACCGCCACCCGGACCCCCCGTCAGGAGTCGGCATGAGCCCGTTCACCTACGATCCCGCTCTGGGACGCGACGGTCACTTCGGCGACTTCGGGGGGCGCTACGTCCCCGAGACCCTCGTCGGACCGCTCGAGGAACTCGGCGCCGCCTTCGACGACGCGGTGTCGGATCCGGCCTTCCGGGCCGAGCTCGATCCGCTGTTGCGGGACTACGTCGGCCGCGAGACGCCGCTCGCCCTGGCACCGCGGCTGAGCGAGCACTACGGGACCGCACCGATCTGGTTCAAGCGCGAGGACCTGGCCCACACGGGGGCGCACAAGATCAACAATGCCCTGGGACAGGTCCTGTTGGCCCGGCGCATGGGCAAGCGCAGGATCATTGCCGAGACGGGGGCGGGACAGCACGGCGTGGCCACCGCCACGGCGTGTGCGCGGCTCGGCCTGGAGTGCCGGGTCTACATGGGCGCGGTCGACATGCAGCGGCAGGCATTGAACGTCTACCGCATGCGTCTGATGGGAGCGGAGGTGGTCGGGGTCGAGTCGGGCAGCCGGACCCTCAAGGACGCGATCAACGAGGCCATGCGGGACTGGGTGGGAAGCGTCGTCGACACACACTACGTGATCGGAAGCGTGCTCGGACCGCATCCCTTCCCGCTGATGGTGCGCGAGTTCCAGAGTGTCATCGGTCGCGAGGCGCGCAGGCAGATCCTCGAACGCGCGGGCCGGCTGCCGTCCCATCTGGTCGCGTGTGTCGGTGGGGGCAGCAACGCCATGGGCCTGTTCCACGCCTTCCTCGGCGACGCCGAGGTACGCATGATCGGCGTCGAGGCCGGTGGCCTCGGATCGGGGGCGGGCGAGCACGCGGCGCGCTTCGACACCGGCCGGATCGGGGTCCTCCACGGAACGCGCAGTGTGCTGCTCCAGGATCCCGACGGGAACGTCCTGCCCACCCACAGTGTCAGCGCCGGCCTGGACTACCCGAGCATCGGTCCGGAGCACGCCTACTACCAGCAGGTCGGTCGGATCGTCTACGCCACGGTCCGCGACGAGCAGGCGATCGAGGGCTTCCACCGGGTCAGCCGGCTCGAGGGGATCGTCCCCGCTCTGGAGACCGCCCACGCCCTCGCCCACCTCGAGGATCTGATGCCGAAGTTGACTACATCGGACCTGGTGGTGGTGAACATGTCCGGACGCGGCGACAAGGACGTCGAGTCGGTGCGTGCCCGCGACGGGCAGGGTGCATGACCGGGGAGGTCGTGCGTTGCGCCCTGCCGGCGGTCGTGCCATATTCCCGTCGTGACGCCGCGCCGCTTCACGTCGTGCGCCCGTAGCTCAGCTGGATAGAGCGTCTGCCTCCGGAGCAGAAGGTCACAGGTTCGAATCCTGTCGGGCGTACCACTTTCCATCGGCCGCCCCCGCCGCGCGCGGCACACCACCCCGGGGAGCGGATCAAGGGCCGTGCTCAAGCTTCTGCTCAATCTGGCCATCCTGTTCCTCGCGGCGACCTTCGTCCGGCGCCTCGTGCGCGGATGGCTGGGCTCCAAGTCGGGTGCGTCGCGGACCCGGACCACCCGGCAGCAGCGCCGGGAGGGCGACATCGGCCAGGGGCAGAAGATCGAAGAGGCCGACTATGAGGATCTTCCGTGAACGCGGCCGCAAGCGCCTGTCGACGCGCGAGCGGTCCCGGTTCGGCCGGCACAGCACGGCCGGGGGCCAGGATCTGATCCGTTTCCGGCGGAATCAGGAGAGCCTGTGGCGCGAAGCCACCAGCATGGTGCTCTGGGTGGCCATCGCGATCATGCTGCTGAATCTCGCCGGGACCCTGCATCGCTTCGGAGAACGACATCTCGCGCAGCGGGGTCTGCCGATCCGGGTGGCGTTCCCGGCCCTCGCCGTGGGTGCTGCCGCCTTCTGCGTGTGGAGAGCGCGCGGCGGAGTGGTGGAGCTGGTCGACATCCGGCGCGAGCAGAAGGTCATCTCGGCCCGACTACGGGCCGCTCAGCGCGACGAGTCGGCTTCGGACGCCTAATCCGCGCCTCGTCAACACCTTACGGCTTCCAGATGGCACGGTCCTTGCCGCACGTCACGCGAGGATTCCTCTTCGCGGACCACGATGGAGCCCCACGGTGCCGACCGTCCCCGACCCACGATTCGCTCAGCTCCTGGAGGTCGGTCTCCAGCTCTCCCGCATGGCGCCGGGGGAGTTCGGTGACCTGGCCGTGGCGAGTCGCATCCTGTCGGGGATCGAGCGCTTCTTCCCGGGCACCGATCCTCGGCTCGGACTGGTCGACGGCAATCGCCTGCTCTGCTTCGCGCCGCGTTCACGAGCAGGGCGCGGAGCTTCGCTCGACCTCTCGACGGTCGACCTGTCCCCATTGCTCGTCGAATGGATGCGACTCCGGCGCGACGACCGGGCGGGCGGAGCCGAAATGGGCCTGCCGCTCGGCCTGCGCGAGACCATGAAGATGGAACCGCCGGGACTGCGGATCGCGCCCCTCGAGGGTGGGGGGTCGACCCTGGGCTTCCTGGGCATGCACGCACCGCGCCTCGATCCGGCCGAACGCCAGGCACTGGACGTCCTGGCACTCTACGCCGGGACGGTGGTCGAGAACGTCCGCCTGTACCGGCGGATCGAGCAGGAGGCCGAGACGGACGGCCTGACCGAGGTCTACAACTACCGCTACTTCATGCGCGCCCTGACCCACGAGATGGACCGGGTCCGGCGTCACGGGGGCGAGATCGCGGTCGTGATGGTCGACGTCGACAACCTGAAGGAATACAATGATCACTTCGGTCATCTGGGCGGCAGCGCAGCCCTCCGGGAGATCGCCGTGATCCTTCGTTCGAGTTCGAGGACGATCGACGTTGTCTCGAAGTACGGCGGGGACGAGTTCAGCGTGCTCCTGCCCGGGTGCGGTATCGACGGTGCACGCGTCTACTGCGACCGGGTGCGGCGACGAATCGCCGAGCACGCCTTCGAGGACGATCCCGAGCGGCGGCTGACCGTCAGCATGGGCCTGGCCGTGTTCCCGACCGAAGGGCGCGATCCGAGGGATCTCCTGCGGCGCGCCGATGCCCGCTTGTACGATGCCAAGAGCGCCGGCCGTGATCGGATCGGCGCGGCCCCCTGACCGCCCCGATCCTTCCGGAATCCCCGGAGGACGAACCCAGTCCCACGCCCACGGAGTCGCCTCCGCATGAGTCTGGTCGACAAGCTCCGGGATCGAAGCGCCACCTGTGGCGTCATTGGTCTCGGCTACGTTGGTCTTCCCCTGGTCATGGAGTTCGTCCGTGCCGGGTACCGGGTGATCGGCTACGACGTCGACGCCGCCAAGGTCGCGCGTCTGCGCGAGGGCGACAGCTACGTGGGCGACGTCCCGTCTTCGTCGCTGAAGGAGGCCGTCGAGTCGGGCGCCTTCCAGGTCACGACCGACCCGGCGCGGCTCGCCGAGGTCGACACCATCGACATCTGCGTCCCCACTCCACTGTCGAAGACCCGCGACCCGGACATGAGCTACATCGACACCGCGGTCGAAGCGATCGCCCGGGTGCTACGAGCGGGTCAACTCGTCGTGCTCGAGAGCACGACCTATCCGGGGACGACCGAAGAGGTGATCCTCCCGCGCCTTCGGGAGACCGGCCTCGAGGTGGGAAAGGACTTCTTCCTGGCCTTCTCGCCGGAACGCGTGGATCCGGGGAACCCGAAGTTCCAGACAGGCAACATCCCGAAGGTGGTCGGCGGGATCACGCCGGCCTGTGGAGACGTGGCGGCCGAGCTCTTCTCGCACTGCATCTCCGAGGTCGTGAAGGTCTCGAACGCGCGCGTGGCCGAGACGGTGAAGCTGCTCGAGAACACCTTCCGCAGTGTGAACATCGGCCTGGTCAACGAGATCGCCCAGATGTGCCACAAGATGGACATCGACGTCTGGGAGGTCATCGACGCCGCGGCCACCAAGCCCTTCGGCTTCATGCCCTTCTACCCCGGTCCCGGCCTTGGTGGTCACTGCATCCCGATCGATCCCTTCTACCTGAGCTGGAAGGCACGGGCGAGCGGCTTCGAGGCGCGCTTCATCGAGCTCGCCGGTTTCGTGAACCGGTCCATGCCCGAGTTCGTCACCGACCTCGTCGGCCAGGCCCTCAACGAGGTCGGCCGTGCCGTCCGGGGCAGCCGGGTGGTCGTGGTGGGCGTGGCCTACAAGTCGGACATCGACGACGTGCGCGAGTCCCCGGCCCTGGACGTGCTCCAGCTCCTGCACGAGCGAGGTGCCGATCTGTCGTGGATCGACGCCCACGTTCCGGCGCTGCGGGACTTCGATTTCGCGCGCAAGATCGACACGCTCGACGACGACTTCGACGCGGCGGTGATCACGGCGGTGCACCGCGACTTCGATCACACGGCACTGCTCGAGCGTTGTGCCCGAGTCGTCGATACCCGCAATGCCCTGCGGGGTGTGGACTCGGAGAAGATCGTGAGACTCTGATCGCGGTGTGCTCTCGCGCACCGACGACGCCCCCGACGAGGAGATCGGATTCGAATGGCGAAGATCCTGGTGACCGGAGGCGCCGGTTTCATCGGTTCCCACATCTCAGCGGCCCTGCGCGCGCAGGGCGACGACGTGGTCGTCCTCGACGACATGTCGACCGGCCACGAGCGGAATCTGGAGGCGATCGGCGACGGCGTCCGCTTCGTTCGCGGTTCCGTGACCGATCCGTCCGCGGTCGCCGACGCGATCGAGGGCTGTGACCACGTCTTCCACGAGGCGGCGCTGGCATCGGTGCCCCGCAGCATCGACGACCCGCAGGCCAACAACGCGGCCAACGTCACGGGGACCCTGAACGTCCTCGTCGCCGCGCGCGACGCAGGGGTGAAACGCCTCGTCTACGCGGCCAGCAGTGCCGCCTACGGAGACAGCGAGACCTTGCCCAAGGTCGAGACCATGGCCACCAATCCGAAGTCGCCCTACGCGATCGCGAAACTCGCAGGCGAGCACTACGTCTCGGTGTTCGCGTCGGTGTACGGCATGCAGACCCTCGCCATCCGGTACTTCAACGTCTTCGGTCCTCGCCAGGATCCGGACAGTCCCTACGCGGCCGTCATTCCGTTGTTCATCGACGCTCTACTCGACGGCCGACCCCCGACGATCCACGGCGACGGCGAGCAGTCGCGGGACTTCACCTACATCGACAACGTGGTCGAAGCGAATCTCAGGGCACTGACGGCCCCGAAGCTCTCGGGAGAGACCGTGAACGTGGCGTTGGGTGACCGCACGTCGCTCAACCAGCTCTACGGCTGGCTGCGTGAGATCATCGGTACCGATCTCGAACCGGTCCACGGAGCGCCACGCGCGGGCGACGTCAAGCACAGCCAGGCCGACATCGGGCGCGCGCAGGCGCTGCTCGGCTACGAGACGAAGGTCTCCGTGGCCGAGGGACTCGCGCGCACGGTGGAGTGGTATCGGGAGTTCCGCGAGGGCCGGGCCTAGGGCGTGCTGTCGGCATCGTCTGCCGTGGTCGTCGCTTCGGCGGTGACCTCGTCCCATCGCAGCCGTCGGCGGAACACGATCGTGACCGCCAGGCCCAGCAGGACCGCGAACCACAGGGTGGCCCCGCGGACCAGCGCGGTGGCACCGACGGCCCCGGCTTCGGTCACTCCGAGATTGCGCAACAGGGCCAACAGGCTCGCCTCGGTCCCTACGAGCCCCCCAGGCAGGAACGTCAGGTTGCCCAGGAGGGTGGCCGTCGCGTAGACCCACGTCGCGTCCACCAGTGCGATGGGTTCGCCGAGAGCGCGGCAGATCAGGCCGAGTCCCAGGCACTCGGCCCACCACGCCACGGTGCTGGCGACGAGGCTCGGACCGAAGATGCGTGGCCGCAGCAGATCCGCGTGTCCCTCGAGCAGTGCTCCGACCCGTTCCCGCCGACTCCGGAGACCCGGAACCGAGGCCAGCGCCCGCAGTGTCCACGCGCGCGGTCGCGGCTGTCCCAGCAGGGCGGCCACGACGACCATGGCACCCACCGCGACTCCGACCGCACCCGCGGCGGCCGCCGGGCCGAAGGGTTGAGCCGAGATCAGGGCCAGCACGGCGAGCGCGTCGGTGATGCGCTCCATCACGAGAGGTGGGAGCGATCGATGGGCCGCGACCCCGTGCAGTTTGCGCAGGAACACGAGCTTGTACAATTCGCCGAGCCGCGCGGGGGTGACCACCATGGCCAGGCACGCGTAGTACAGGCGGGCGTTGGCGGCGGTGGGCACGTGCACGCCCGCGCCCTCGAGCAACCACGTCCACTTCCAGAACCGGAGGGCGTAGTTGAGCAGCGTGAGGCCCAGGACGACCGGGAGCCACGGCAGAGCGAAGCGGTCCGCCGCGAGCGCGAGTTCGTCGCGGGCGAACACGGCCGACACGACCACGACCAGGGCGGCCAGCCCCGCCAGATAGGCGAAGAGATGGCGAGCGACGAAGCTGCGCCAACGTGCGTTGCGGCCGGTGGGCGGCGTGTCCATGCAGAAGACCGATCGCGGGCGGAGCTCGGCGCGGAGCGGGGTGCCCGCGCGGCTCTTGTCTTCTCGCCGATTCCGCCGTCGAAGTCAACGCGCGGCCCGGCCCTTCGAGGCGGTTGCATCCGGCGGCCCGATTCTGTCAAGCTCGTGCGGTACGAAGGGCGAGAGTGTTCTCCGAGAGAGAGGACGAAGATTGCCGCGCCCGACCGTCGCTGCGGATCCGATATGATCGTTTTGCATCCGGTATGGTCGCATCACGGATCGTCCGGATGGGATCCGACGAGGAAGAATCATCGTGTGTTTTCCACATCTTGATCGTGATCCCTTCAGATCGGTTGCAGGTGGGGAGGGCGATGTCCTACAATGGTCACGATCCGTGTTGGGCGGAGCGGCCCACGCCCGGGTACGATTCGGAGATCCAGCGGTCCCTGCCGAATCGATCGCTCCGCTGCCCCGGGGCCGACGACTCATCGTCGGCCCAGAGGCACGTGCATGGTTCGTTCACCGACCGCAACGTGCGCTGAGGTCGCCTGAACATGTCTCTTGATCCCGCGATGACGCACCGGGTGCGAAACGCACCTCTGTACGTCGGGCCCCGGCTCCGGGAGATCGCGCCGGGTCCCCAGTTGTACTCCGACGTCCCCCTGTGGAAGCGTCGCGTGAAGCGGGCCATCGACGTCCTGAGTGCCGTCGTGGCCCTGACCTGCTTCGCCGTGATCCTCCCGCTCATTGCGCTGATCATCCGTCTCGACTCGCGCGGTCCGATCTTCTACTCGCAGCAGCGGGTGGGGATCAACCGCCGTACCGGTGACCGTCGTCGGGACGCGAGCCGGACACCCGAGGTCGAGCGGCGCTCGGCGCGCCGCGCGCGCGATCGCCGCAAGGTCGTCGCGCAGGGTGAGCTGTTCACCATCTACAAGCTCCGCACCATGCGAGCCGACGCCGAGAGCGATGGAGCGCGGTGG is a window from the Candidatus Krumholzibacteriia bacterium genome containing:
- the trpB gene encoding tryptophan synthase subunit beta; its protein translation is MSPFTYDPALGRDGHFGDFGGRYVPETLVGPLEELGAAFDDAVSDPAFRAELDPLLRDYVGRETPLALAPRLSEHYGTAPIWFKREDLAHTGAHKINNALGQVLLARRMGKRRIIAETGAGQHGVATATACARLGLECRVYMGAVDMQRQALNVYRMRLMGAEVVGVESGSRTLKDAINEAMRDWVGSVVDTHYVIGSVLGPHPFPLMVREFQSVIGREARRQILERAGRLPSHLVACVGGGSNAMGLFHAFLGDAEVRMIGVEAGGLGSGAGEHAARFDTGRIGVLHGTRSVLLQDPDGNVLPTHSVSAGLDYPSIGPEHAYYQQVGRIVYATVRDEQAIEGFHRVSRLEGIVPALETAHALAHLEDLMPKLTTSDLVVVNMSGRGDKDVESVRARDGQGA
- a CDS encoding GGDEF domain-containing protein, with the protein product MPTVPDPRFAQLLEVGLQLSRMAPGEFGDLAVASRILSGIERFFPGTDPRLGLVDGNRLLCFAPRSRAGRGASLDLSTVDLSPLLVEWMRLRRDDRAGGAEMGLPLGLRETMKMEPPGLRIAPLEGGGSTLGFLGMHAPRLDPAERQALDVLALYAGTVVENVRLYRRIEQEAETDGLTEVYNYRYFMRALTHEMDRVRRHGGEIAVVMVDVDNLKEYNDHFGHLGGSAALREIAVILRSSSRTIDVVSKYGGDEFSVLLPGCGIDGARVYCDRVRRRIAEHAFEDDPERRLTVSMGLAVFPTEGRDPRDLLRRADARLYDAKSAGRDRIGAAP
- a CDS encoding nucleotide sugar dehydrogenase, encoding MSLVDKLRDRSATCGVIGLGYVGLPLVMEFVRAGYRVIGYDVDAAKVARLREGDSYVGDVPSSSLKEAVESGAFQVTTDPARLAEVDTIDICVPTPLSKTRDPDMSYIDTAVEAIARVLRAGQLVVLESTTYPGTTEEVILPRLRETGLEVGKDFFLAFSPERVDPGNPKFQTGNIPKVVGGITPACGDVAAELFSHCISEVVKVSNARVAETVKLLENTFRSVNIGLVNEIAQMCHKMDIDVWEVIDAAATKPFGFMPFYPGPGLGGHCIPIDPFYLSWKARASGFEARFIELAGFVNRSMPEFVTDLVGQALNEVGRAVRGSRVVVVGVAYKSDIDDVRESPALDVLQLLHERGADLSWIDAHVPALRDFDFARKIDTLDDDFDAAVITAVHRDFDHTALLERCARVVDTRNALRGVDSEKIVRL
- a CDS encoding SDR family oxidoreductase; protein product: MAKILVTGGAGFIGSHISAALRAQGDDVVVLDDMSTGHERNLEAIGDGVRFVRGSVTDPSAVADAIEGCDHVFHEAALASVPRSIDDPQANNAANVTGTLNVLVAARDAGVKRLVYAASSAAYGDSETLPKVETMATNPKSPYAIAKLAGEHYVSVFASVYGMQTLAIRYFNVFGPRQDPDSPYAAVIPLFIDALLDGRPPTIHGDGEQSRDFTYIDNVVEANLRALTAPKLSGETVNVALGDRTSLNQLYGWLREIIGTDLEPVHGAPRAGDVKHSQADIGRAQALLGYETKVSVAEGLARTVEWYREFREGRA
- a CDS encoding lysylphosphatidylglycerol synthase transmembrane domain-containing protein; translation: MDTPPTGRNARWRSFVARHLFAYLAGLAALVVVVSAVFARDELALAADRFALPWLPVVLGLTLLNYALRFWKWTWLLEGAGVHVPTAANARLYYACLAMVVTPARLGELYKLVFLRKLHGVAAHRSLPPLVMERITDALAVLALISAQPFGPAAAAGAVGVAVGAMVVVAALLGQPRPRAWTLRALASVPGLRSRRERVGALLEGHADLLRPRIFGPSLVASTVAWWAECLGLGLICRALGEPIALVDATWVYATATLLGNLTFLPGGLVGTEASLLALLRNLGVTEAGAVGATALVRGATLWFAVLLGLAVTIVFRRRLRWDEVTAEATTTADDADSTP